The DNA sequence GGGAGAGATCGATCTGCCCCTGCGCCACCACCCGCGCCACCCGGATCGCGTGGAGCCCGCGGTGGATGGGACGGAAGGGGCGCGCGAGGCGCATTCGCTCTTCCGGGTGCTGGCGCGCTCGGGCGAGTACAGCCTCGTGGAGGTGCGGATCCTCACCGGCGTGCTGCACCAGGTGCGCGCGCATATGGCGGGCGTGGGCGCGCCGCTCGTGGGCGACACGCTCTACGGCGGGCGCGAGGAGCCGGGGCTGTCGCGCTTCTTCCTGCACGCGCGCTCGCTCGGGTTCACGCACCCGGTGACGGGCAAAGAGCTCTCCGTGGAGAGCCCCCTGCCGCCGGAGCTCATGAGCGTCCTGCAGAAGCACGGCCTGTCGCTGCCTGCGGCCCTGAACTGAGGCGCGGCCCCGGGCGGCCCTTGGGCTCACCCGCGGTGGCGCTCCGCCGCGCGGTAGAGCTGGGTGAGCGAGAAGTCCAGTAAGGACTGTTGTGAGCCCATGTACCTGTGTGCCCGGAGAAAGGGCAGCCACACGCGCGAGCCGACACGCACTTGAGACTCCTCCACCTTCTGGCGGGGAATCCAGTGGCCGCCGAGGTTTCGCACCAGCACCTCGCCCAGGTAGGCGCCGATGAGAGGCACCAGATGGGTATCCACCCGGTCTCTCTCAAACATCTCCGGAAAGCGGAAGGCCCAGAAGTGAAGATCCGCGTCGGTGAGAGACTCGGAGGTCTGCTCGAAAACGGAGGGCACGTCGGAGTGCAGAATGGCCACCAGGGACTCGGCCATGAGCGAAGAGTGCTCCAGGGCCTTCTTCATGTCCGGCACGTCTGAGGGCAAGGCCTCGTTGGCGGGCAACCACTCCTCGGGTTCAGGGAACGGGTGAGCATTGAACTCGGCGATCCTGCGCTGTCGCTCGCCAATGAACGTGCGGTCCAACAGCCGAAAGAGCAGGGGCGCCACATCCGGGGGGAAGTGGGGCTCCACGGGGGTAAGGGCGGCGTTGCGCTCGTGGAGGGAGCGCAGCACGGTGTCGAAGTCCAGTTCCGGGCGCAAATGGACGAAGGCGTGGGCCTGAGCCAAGCGTGCCTCGGGGCGGGCGAAGGCGGCGGCGATGGGCCAGGTGACGAGCAGCACACAGCCGTTAGGCAACTCCTCTAGCCGATGGGCGGGAGTGGACAGGAGGCGCTCGCGGCCCACCAGGCTCACCAACTGGGGGCCGAAGACGTTGAGCCAGAACACTTCGTAGAGCTGGTCGAACCCATCGCGGATGCTGGTCTGCATGTCCCGGCCAAAGCGGGGAGCGTCTGCCAGCTGACTGTCGGCATAGCTGCCTGCGCAGGCATGGGAAACGGGATAGTGGCAGGCCCAGACGCGCACCAGTTCCACCAGCTCACGGCAGCGCTCTTCTTGCGCGAAGAAGGCGAAGGGCTGCCCACGAAGAGTGATGGTCACCTTGCCGGGTGTCTCTGCCCGAAAGAGCGCGATCTCCATGGACATCGCAGGATCGGTGGGACGCTCCAGGTAAACAGTCGGAACATTCCTCTCCGACCTGTCTTGGAGTGCCGCCCAAAAGGCGTCTCGGGAGTAGGTGCGCCGCCGCTTGCCTTTGACATGGCTCGGCATCCACTGCCCCGCGTACTGCTCCAGCGCCTGGAGGAACGGCTCCAGCGCGTGCTCTACCTTCGCATTCGCGTCATACGTCCCTTCGAACTGCAGGTAGAGGGAGTCCGCCTGCCTCAAGGCTTCGACCGTCAACAGCTTCATTGAATCACCACCTCCACTCCCTTCACCTCTCTCTGAACTCTCAAGACGGCTGGGTCCAGAACGCTCGGCTCGGGGATGAGGCTGCCCCCCTGGTAGACGAGACGGATGCGCTGCACGCGCACACTGCTCTTGAGCGAGGAGCGCCGGATGTCCACTGTGCCGCCGTAATAGTCCAGCGCAGCCTGTGCATCCATCCGGAGGGGAGCTTCCAACGCTTCTCCCGCGAGATGCTGAAGGTTCCTGCTCTTGAAGCTGAAGGTCTCCACGAGGGGAACCTGGCCAGGAGGAGGCCGCTGCTCCATGACGAGCACGTCCGCGAAACGCATGCCGGGTACATTGGGTTTGGACAGGCCCACGTGCACCTCGATGCGCGGCAGGGTGAAGGCGCTCAACCACTGGCGCTGAGCGGGCGGCAGGGCCGCATCCTCGCGCAGCACGGAGATCATCAGACGCTCGAAGGCCAGCCCTCGGGCGAAATCACCGCGCAAGCGCTCATAGGCCGCCCAGCGCAAGGGGCCCTTGGCGGAGTTGCCCTCTTCCAAGAGCGCCAGACGCGTGCGCCGGTAGGCGAGATAGTCGTTCTTCCCGAGCGGCCTGCTCGTACTGTCCCTGCTCCAGCGATTGCAGCCCGTGCACGGTGCCCGCGCCCAGGAGGTAGAAGCCCAGAGGCACCCCGAACGTCAGCTGGTCAAACGCTCCCAGCGCCATCGGGCCTGGCGCGTGGTGCTCCTGTGCCAGCGCCTGCTCCAGCTGGCGCTGGGCCTGTTGGTAGGGCCATGGCATCTGCTGGGCCTGAGCGCTCATGCGCAGGTAGCGCGACCCATCACTCACCGGGGAAGTGTTGAGCGCCTCCCGGCCCGCACGTCCCAAGCCCCGCAGCACATCCCCCGCCTGCTCGCCACGCTCGGCGAAGGAAGAGAGCGGCAGCCCCCGGCGCTCCAGTTCCCGAAGTGCCACGGGCATAGTGCCCAGCGTCTGCGTCAGCTGCTTCTCTCGCGCCAGGAGGGTGAGAAGTCCTCTCAGCTCGTCATCGCACGCGGAGTGGATGATGAAGAGGGCGAACACCTGCGCATAGGCGCCATAGTCCTCGGTAGCCCTGAGCAGGAAGGAGGCGCGCTTGAGGGTCAGCACCTCGGCGGCGCGGCTGTCTCGCAACGGCCCCAGTGCCCCCAGGCGCACAGCGCTCCAGTCCCCCAGCCCCTGGAGCACCTGGGCCATGTCCACCGAGCTCTGCACCTGGAGAAAGCCTGCAGCCGAGCCACAAGCCAGCAGTGGCGCCAGCACCTCCTCGTCGCTGCCAGCCCGTGCAGGCCACCCTTGCGGCACGATGGGACAGTCCTCCGGGCGCGGCGCTTGCGCCTTCTCCAGGCGCCGAAGCTTGCGGCCCCGAGGCCTGTGCTGAAAGTCCAGGGGAGTGATGCTGGGGTTGAACAGCAGGGCGGGAGCCGTACCGTGAACCGGGACGCAGCCGCTCACCAGCAGCACCACGCTCAAGAGCAGCCGTCCCCCGCTCTGTCTCAGCTGTTGCCAGGCCAAGGCCCGCGCCGTGCTCATGGGAACCTCCTCTCTCCGAGAGGCCTTCAAAAAGGCCCCAGGGGGCTACTCGCCCATCACCTTGAGGATGACGCGCTTGCGGCGCTGGCCATCGAACTCGGCGTAGAACACCTGCTGCCAGGGCCCGAGGTCCAGCTTCCCCGCAGTGACGGGGATGATCACCTGGTGGTGGATGAGCAGGGACTTCAGGTGGGCGTCGCCGTTGTCCTCGCCCGTGCGGTGGTGCCGGTAGTCGGGCCCGTGCGGCGCGAGCTCCTGGAGCCACTCCCAGATGTCCTCGTGGAGCCCGGACTCGTCATCGTTGACGAACACACCCGCGGTGATGTGCATGGCGGACACCAGCACCATGCCCTCCTGGATGCCACTCTTGCGCACCAGGCCCGCCACAGTGTCCGTGAGCCGGACGAGCTCCCGCCGCGACTTCGTCTCGAACCAGAGGTATTCGGTGAGGGTCTTCATTCCCGTGCCCCGTCAGGAAGGTCCGCTACAGTGACGGACGTCATGCGCGCCATCATCCACGTCGACATGGACGCCTTCTACGCATCCGTCGAGCAGCGGGACAACCCGTCTCTGCGTGGCAAGCCTGTCATCGTCGGCGGGCATGCACAGCGCGGTGTGGTGGTGGCCGCCTCGTACGAGGTGCGTCCCTTCGGCGTCCGCAGCGCCATGCCCATGGCCCGCGCGGTAAAGATGGCGCCCCAGGCCATCGTCGTCCCGCCCCGGTTCTCCGCCTACTCCGAGGCCAGCGAGCAGGTGTTCGCCATCTTCGAGCGGTACACCCCGCTCATCGAGCCGCTCTCGCTGGATGAGGCCTTCCTGGATGTGACGGCCTCCGTGCGCCTGTTCGGCGCGCCCGCGGAGATCGCCCGCCGCATCCGCAAGGAGATCGCCACCGAGCTGAACCTGCCGGCCTCGGCCGGAATTGCCCCGGTGAAGTTCGTGGCGAAGATCGCCTCGGACCTGGCCAAGCCCAACGGCCAGCGCGAGATCCGCGCCGAAGAGGTGGTGCCTGTCCTCGCGAAGCTCCCGGTGTCGCGCCTGTGGGGCGTGGGCCCGAAGACCGAGGAGGTGCTCACGCGCGCCGGGCTGAAGACGATCGGCGACGTGGCGGCGCGAGACGTGGCGTGGCTGGAGAACCGCCTGGGCTCGCAGGGGCGCCACCTCTGGGAGCTGTCCCAGGGCATCGATTCCCGCGAGGTGGTGCCAGATCGCGCTGCCAAGAGCGTGGGCGCCGAGGACACCTTCGAGGAGGACCTCACGGGCCTGGATCTGCTGCGCCCGCACATCCACGCCCAGGCGCTCCGGGTGGGACGGCGGCTGCGCCGGGCCGGCGTGAAGGGCCGCGTGGTGCAGCTCAAGCTGAAGTTCTCCGACTTCAACGTCATCACCCGGCGCACCACCCTCTCCGCGCCGACCGATGATGGGCAGGCCATCTACCGCGCCGCGCTCGAGCTGCTGGAGCGCGCCCACGAGGGCAAGCCCCTTCGGCTCACGGGAGTGTCCGTGCAGTCCCTGGGCGAGCAGCAGGAGCCGCAACAGCTCGGGCTCTTCCAGGCCCCGGCGGCGCCTCCGCCTCGCAGCGCGAAGCTCAACGCTGCGTTGGACCGCATCGCCGAGCGCTTCGGAACCAAGGCCATCACCACCGCCGATCTCGCCGAGAGCGGTGGGACGGCGGACGACGAAGATCCGTGGGAGCGGCCGTGAAACTCGGCTCCCCCGCCCCTCCCCCTGGATAAGGGCGGGGGAGCCGCACAGCTCTGCTCATCCCACAAAGCGCCTCGAACCCGCCCGGTCCTTCCGACGGCTTGCCTTTCCTCCCGCAACGAGAGCGATGGCGGGAGAAAGAGCCTAGGGCTTTGCCATAAAGAGGGACCGCGTCGCACGTTGTCCCAAAAAACCGTACTGCAACCTACATTTCCTGGTTCCGGTTTTGTCCCTCCAGACGAAGAGTTCCTGAGGTTTCAAGCGGTTACGGGGGCGCAAGGCTTCAGGAGTGCGCTCGCTGCCCGTGCCTGAACTTCTCCAGACGGCGCTGCATGCGCACCGTCGTCGATGGGCCGAGGGGGCAGCGGAACCGGCCCACACTGGCACCGCGCATCCCTCCCTCCTGTGTGCCGTGAGTGACCGGCGCGCCCTTCCCTCCGGAGGATGCATGAAACGACACGAAGCGGTCATCCCGGTCCTGGCTGTGGCGCTGGGCCTCTTGGCGCCCCAGTTCAGTCGAGCAGAGGAGACCTCGGGCTCCTGTCCCGCTGACGCCGCGTTGACGGCCATCTCCACCATCCAGGGCAGCGGAGCCTCCAGTCCGCTCGCCGGGCGCACGGTCACCACCGCGGGCGTCGTCACCGGTGACTTCCAGCCTGCGGAGCTTCAGAGCGGGTTCTTCCTCCAGTCCGAGCAAGGTGATGGCAATCCCGCCACCAGCGAGGGGCTCTTCATCTACGTGCCTGGAGCCAACCCGCTGTCGCGCATCGAGGTGCGCCCGGGCGATCGCGTGCGCGTGAGCGGCACTGTCAAGGAGTACCGCACGGGCAGCGGCACACTCACGGAGCTCGATACCATCAGCGCGCTTACCGTCTGCTCGACGGGCCCGGAGCTCGCACCCGCTCTCGTGTCGCTGCCGGTGGAGGCCATCACGGATCTGGAGGCCTACGAGGGCATGCTCGTCACCTTCCCGCAGGTGCTCACCGTGACAGAGACGTACAACCTGGGCCGGTATGGAGAGCTGCTCCTGTCCAGCGGCGGGCGCCTCTTCCACCCCAACAACGGCCAGGGTGGCTCTCCCGAGGAGTACCCGCTGCGGAGCATCCTCCTCGATGACGCCAGCTCGCGGCAGAATCCGGCTCCCCTGCCCTTCCTGTCTTCGCCTGGCGTGGATGGCACTCGGCGCGTGGGGGACACCGTGAGCGGGCTGACCGGCGTGCTCTCCTTCCAATTCAGCGAGTACCGCGTCTACCCCACCGCCGAGCCCGCCTTCGTCAACGCCAACCCGCGAACGGCCGCGCCGGAGCGCATCGCGGGTGAGGTGAAGGCCGCCAGCTTCAACGTCCTCAACTACTTCACGACCCTGAACTCCCGCGGAGCCAACTCGGCGACGGAGTTCGCGCGGCAGAAGGCGAAGATCGTGGCGGCACTGAAGGCGCTCGACGCGGATGTGGTGGGCCTCATCGAGGTGGAGAACAACGGCACGGTCGCGCTCCAGGATCTGGTGGATGCGCTGAACGCCGCCTACGGAGCGCCCGTGTACGCTGCCGTGCCGGATCCCGCGACAGGTACCGGGAGTGACGCGATCAGGGTGGCCCTCATCTACAAACCGGGCTCGCTGAGCCTCACGGGCGAGTCCCTCAGCTTCCCGGATCCGATGTTCGATCGGTACCCAGTCGCGCAGACCTTCCGCAGGAACACAGGCAGCAACCAGACCAGCACAGACTTCACCGTGGTCATCAACCACTTCAAGTCCAAGGGCTCCTGTCCCTCGAGCGGGGACGTGGACCAGGGCCAGGGCTGCTGGAACCAGAAGCGCGTCGAGCAGGCGCGGAAGCTCCTTCAATTCGTCGGGGAGTTGCAGAGGCGCTCGGGCGATCAGGATGTGCTCGTGATCGGCGACTTGAACGCCTACGGCGAGGAGGATCCAGTGCAGACCCTCGTGGCGGGCGGGCTGGAGCACCTGAGCCTGCGGATCCCCGCCGCGCAACGCTACAGCTTCGTGTTCGACGGCCAGTCAGGAGAGCTCGACCACGCACTGGCCACTCCGAGCCTCGCTGCGAGGGTGCGTGGCATCACCCCGTGGCACATCAACGCGGATGAGCCGGCGGTGCTCGACTACAACACCGAGTTCAAGACGGATGACCGCTACGCGCCCACGCCGTTCCGCTCGAGCGACCACGATCCCCTGCTCATCGGAATCGACCTGGGCGCCGTGTGCCCGAGGTGAGCACTACGGGCGGACGTCGTCGAAGCTGTGGGCCACGGGGTGAGTCCCCGGATCCACTGCGGGTCCCTCGCCTCGCATGAGGCACCACGTCCGCAGTCCCGAGGCACGGGCTGCGTCCAGCTCCTCGCGCACGTCCGAGAGGAACAGGACCTCATCCGCGGGAAGCCCCAGCTCCCGGACGATGGCGGCATACGAGGGGGCTTCCTTCTTGCCGCCCACTCGGGTGTCGAAGTAGCCGCTGAACAGCGGCGTGAGATCACCAAAGGGCGTGTATCCGAAGATCAGCCGCTGCGCGTGCTCCGAACCGGACGAGTACACATAGAGACGCAGGCCCTGCAGATGCCATTCGCGCAGCCGCCGTGCCGCGTCCTCGTAGACGTGGCCCTGGAAGTCGCCTTGTCGATAGCCCTCCTCCCAGAGCAGCCCCTGCAAGCCCTTGAGGGGCGCGAGCTTCTGATCCGTCTCGATCCACTTCAGCAGGACACCCACCAGCCCCTCATCGTCCACCGTCCCGCCCGCCAGCTTGCGCGCCTCGTCGAGCAGCTGGCGCACCTCGGGACGGTGTCCCTGAGACCGCACGAAGTCCGGAAGGTGGCGCGTGGAGTACGGAAACAGCACCTCCTTCACGAACGACAGGCTCGTCGTGGTGCCCTCGATGTCCGTGATGATGGCTCGAACCATGTCGCTAGGCCGCCAGGTACGGGAAGCGCGTGGCGATGTCGTTGCCCGTGAAGTGCGCCACCCAGCCCTCCGTGTTCGTGAACAGGCGGATGGCGATGAAGTGCGGCCGGGGCCCCATGTCGAACCAGTGCGGCGTGCCGTCCGGAACGCCGATCAAGTCGCCCTTCTCGCACCGCACCGCGAACACCTTGCCCTGCCGGTGGATGTTGAAGAGCCCCTGGCCCTCCACGAAGAAGCGCACCTCGTCCTCGCTGTGCGTGTGCTCGCTGAGGAACTTGTTGCGCAGCTCCTCACTCTTCGGGTGGTCCGGCACCATCTTGATCACGTCCACCGACCGAAACCCCTTCTCCGCCATCAGCCGATCCACCGAGTCCCGATACGCCGCCAGGATGTCCGCCTCGCCCGCATCCGGCGACAGCGGCCGGTTGGCCGCCCAGCGCTCGAAGCGGATCCCCGCCGCCCCCAGCTCGCGCTGAATGGACGCGAAGTCCGTGTAGACGCTCGTCTGACTGGAATCGTGGTCCGGGTACACCTTCAGCTCGCTCATCGCGACAACCTCCTCATCTCGATCTCACAGGCCAACAGGAACTCGAAGGCCTCCACGTGCCGGCACGCCTCCTCCACGCTCCGTCCCCACGTGTACAGCCCGTGTCCCGCAATCAGGTAGCCGTGCATCTCCGGGTGCTCGGCCATGTACTCCTGCACCCGCGCCGCCAGCCGGGGCACGTCCTGGTCGTTCGGAAAGATGGGCACCTCCACCCGGGCCTCGTGGGTGCCAATGCCTCGCAGTGCCTTGAGCACCTCGTAGCCCTCGAGCACCAGCACGTCGCGGTGCAGGCGGGACAGCAGCGTGGCGTTCACCGAGTGCGTATGGAGCACGGCGCCCAGCGACTCGTCGCGCTGGTAGATCTGGAGGTGCAGCGGCAGCTCCGCCGAGGGCCGCTTGCCCTCCGAGCGCACCTGCCCCTCCACGTCCACCACCAGGAAGTCCTCGGCGGTCAGCTCGCCCTTGTGGCGGCCGGAGACCGTGATGGCCACGTGGCGCTCGTCCAGCCGGGCGGAGAAGTTGCCCGCAGTGGCTGGGACCCAGCCGCGCTCGAAAAAGAAGCGCCCGGCGCGAATCAGCTCCGCGGCCCGGGTACTGAAGGTGTCCTCAGAATGCACGGACACCACTCTATGCGGTCCCCGCGCGCTCAGCGAAGCCCCACACGGAGCCCACCGAAGGTCATCTGCTCCGCCCCCGCGCTGTCACCCGAGTGCGTCATCGGAGCCTCCGACACCCCCAGCGCCACGACGGCCCCGTCCCACGTATCCACGGTCAGCAGGTGGAAGTGCCGCGCTCCTCCTCCAAGTCCCACACTCCGCGTCCGCACAGCTCCCCCATCCCCTGGAATGAAGGCGAGCAGGGGTCCGGCAC is a window from the Hyalangium minutum genome containing:
- the dinB gene encoding DNA polymerase IV, which produces MRAIIHVDMDAFYASVEQRDNPSLRGKPVIVGGHAQRGVVVAASYEVRPFGVRSAMPMARAVKMAPQAIVVPPRFSAYSEASEQVFAIFERYTPLIEPLSLDEAFLDVTASVRLFGAPAEIARRIRKEIATELNLPASAGIAPVKFVAKIASDLAKPNGQREIRAEEVVPVLAKLPVSRLWGVGPKTEEVLTRAGLKTIGDVAARDVAWLENRLGSQGRHLWELSQGIDSREVVPDRAAKSVGAEDTFEEDLTGLDLLRPHIHAQALRVGRRLRRAGVKGRVVQLKLKFSDFNVITRRTTLSAPTDDGQAIYRAALELLERAHEGKPLRLTGVSVQSLGEQQEPQQLGLFQAPAAPPPRSAKLNAALDRIAERFGTKAITTADLAESGGTADDEDPWERP
- a CDS encoding 1,2-dihydroxy-3-keto-5-methylthiopentene dioxygenase, translated to MSELKVYPDHDSSQTSVYTDFASIQRELGAAGIRFERWAANRPLSPDAGEADILAAYRDSVDRLMAEKGFRSVDVIKMVPDHPKSEELRNKFLSEHTHSEDEVRFFVEGQGLFNIHRQGKVFAVRCEKGDLIGVPDGTPHWFDMGPRPHFIAIRLFTNTEGWVAHFTGNDIATRFPYLAA
- a CDS encoding methylthioribulose 1-phosphate dehydratase, which translates into the protein MHSEDTFSTRAAELIRAGRFFFERGWVPATAGNFSARLDERHVAITVSGRHKGELTAEDFLVVDVEGQVRSEGKRPSAELPLHLQIYQRDESLGAVLHTHSVNATLLSRLHRDVLVLEGYEVLKALRGIGTHEARVEVPIFPNDQDVPRLAARVQEYMAEHPEMHGYLIAGHGLYTWGRSVEEACRHVEAFEFLLACEIEMRRLSR
- a CDS encoding ExeM/NucH family extracellular endonuclease encodes the protein MKRHEAVIPVLAVALGLLAPQFSRAEETSGSCPADAALTAISTIQGSGASSPLAGRTVTTAGVVTGDFQPAELQSGFFLQSEQGDGNPATSEGLFIYVPGANPLSRIEVRPGDRVRVSGTVKEYRTGSGTLTELDTISALTVCSTGPELAPALVSLPVEAITDLEAYEGMLVTFPQVLTVTETYNLGRYGELLLSSGGRLFHPNNGQGGSPEEYPLRSILLDDASSRQNPAPLPFLSSPGVDGTRRVGDTVSGLTGVLSFQFSEYRVYPTAEPAFVNANPRTAAPERIAGEVKAASFNVLNYFTTLNSRGANSATEFARQKAKIVAALKALDADVVGLIEVENNGTVALQDLVDALNAAYGAPVYAAVPDPATGTGSDAIRVALIYKPGSLSLTGESLSFPDPMFDRYPVAQTFRRNTGSNQTSTDFTVVINHFKSKGSCPSSGDVDQGQGCWNQKRVEQARKLLQFVGELQRRSGDQDVLVIGDLNAYGEEDPVQTLVAGGLEHLSLRIPAAQRYSFVFDGQSGELDHALATPSLAARVRGITPWHINADEPAVLDYNTEFKTDDRYAPTPFRSSDHDPLLIGIDLGAVCPR
- a CDS encoding secondary thiamine-phosphate synthase enzyme YjbQ, encoding MKTLTEYLWFETKSRRELVRLTDTVAGLVRKSGIQEGMVLVSAMHITAGVFVNDDESGLHEDIWEWLQELAPHGPDYRHHRTGEDNGDAHLKSLLIHHQVIIPVTAGKLDLGPWQQVFYAEFDGQRRKRVILKVMGE
- the mtnC gene encoding acireductone synthase, whose translation is MVRAIITDIEGTTTSLSFVKEVLFPYSTRHLPDFVRSQGHRPEVRQLLDEARKLAGGTVDDEGLVGVLLKWIETDQKLAPLKGLQGLLWEEGYRQGDFQGHVYEDAARRLREWHLQGLRLYVYSSGSEHAQRLIFGYTPFGDLTPLFSGYFDTRVGGKKEAPSYAAIVRELGLPADEVLFLSDVREELDAARASGLRTWCLMRGEGPAVDPGTHPVAHSFDDVRP